From the Malaclemys terrapin pileata isolate rMalTer1 chromosome 11, rMalTer1.hap1, whole genome shotgun sequence genome, the window AATGAACTATCATCAGAAACAAATCTATCATGCTGCTGGTCTGGAAGATCCAGCTTCTCGCTACTTTCCACTGATGCCTCTTTATCATCAACATTCTCTTCAATTATTACACTGACATCTTGAGTCAATTCTTGTCTAGATTCATCTTCCTCTTGTTTAACTACTTTCTGCATTTCATTTTCTACAGTCTTATCTTTTTCTTGTATTGGATTATTCTTTATTTCTTCACTGCACTTAATTGTTTGGGTTTCTACCTGTGTTCTCTCATCTTCCATCAACTCACCTctactttcctttcctttcctagaTTCATCCCACATTTCTGTGTTTGACTCCTCAATTTCATGATCGCTGGGACAAGGAACTAAAATAGTTTCTTGGGACTGACTCTCTTTCATGACATCTTGGTCCTGCCCTGTCTGATGCGATACACCCTCTTTTACCTCTGCAAATTCATCTAGGGATGCCACAGGTTCCTCTTCTTCCACCCTTTTGTTTTCAGAATCTGGTTGTACATCCAACATGCCTGTCAATTCTTCCATCTTTCCTATGTCTTTTGTTTGTCCCTTCCCAGCAATATCCTTCTCATTCTCTGCCTCATCTTGCATATCTCCTTCCTCTTCCGCTAATATCAGATCGCTCTTTGAAAAAGTGGATAGAGTATGTGTTTCATCTGGCTTTTGTTCTTTTACAATTGTATCTGGTGTGACCTCACTTTCACATGTTGCTTCTCCCTCATCTTCCACAGAATCTACTTCTTTCCTTCCCTGACTCGGAACTGTATTTCCAGTCTTATTTTCTTCTTCGGCTGTAtcactctcatttttaccactcCCTACTTTACTAATTGTTCTGTCTATGCACCCTTCATCTTCATCAAGCTGTTTCTCCAAGCTACTCATAACCTCATTTTCAGTGCTTTCTTCTGCTTGACAGAGACTTTCAGTGTGAGCCTCCACATGTGATTCTTCATTACCTGTACCTGCTCTTGCACCTTCTGGTGATCCTGACTGTTCAGAAGCTGATGCATGGCTGCTAACCACAAAATCAAGAGCTTCCTGAAATATTTCAATACTGTCTTCTCTCTGGCAAATTGTAAAATCCTCTTGTTGTACTTTCTGCTCTTGTGCAACTCTTTCAGATTCATGCTCTGTGTCTATGTCAGTAGGTATTCCCAGAGGAGTCTCAATACCCTGACTTTGCAGTGTACCTGTTTCCCAATTCTCATTAgtcaagtgatttaaatcactatgTTCAGATTCCTTACTACCAGGCTGTTGGGCTTCTATGCTATCATCTCCTGATTCTGTTTCCTTTCTCAACTCAATTACATCACTATTTTCAGTGGAAGAAACATTTCCTGAAACATGTTCTGTGTGGCTTTGAATTTGTTCCTCACATCCACTACTTAACATCACTGTTGATGTGACATCATTGTCTTCCATGGTTTTCTCTGCCTCTGTATTTTCATCAGCATGCAATGTCTTTATCTCCGTACACTCCTTTACAATTTCCCGCTCCTCAGACTCCTCTTTGTGTTCCTCATGCTCAGTATTCTGCAAGATTTCTCTTTTCCCCACATCCTCCAAAATCTCATCTTTCATCTCCACTTCATTCGCTCTGCCTAAAAGACCATTGAGAAAGTTGAAGGGACTACACCAAGGGGTGACTACTTAAATTTGTTAAACATGTAACACTTACCTCCCCACTTAAACCCCAAAAGAGAAAATGAATTAAAAGAATCGGTTAATAAAAGATCAGCTTTTGCCAATTACGTGAGGCAAAGCAGCAATTGAATTAGTAAATTCTCTGATCAGTGAACCCCCCCCGCTTTCCCAAAAGCAAGAGTTGTATCTGATTCTGGCATCAGATAAGTTAAAGATTTCTCTAGTTGAAGCTGTATGAAGTACAGCTTTCATAAATGAGATGAACATTTTTCAAGCAGTGCAGTTTATTAATAGTAATGTAACAAAACTCGCAGATTTAAGATTATGAGACAAAGGTagagttttggggttttttgctgcTAACAAGTACAAGCTATATGATCCACAAGTATTCACCATATTTTTAACCCTCACATTGCTCTATACGGTATTATTATTGCCAAGCTGTGTTTGTTTGATGGCATTACAACCAAGTAACTTACCTAATACTCAGCAATATTTTATAGCTATTGACTTAAAAAACGGGCACTATTTTATAAATAAGGGTGTATAATGAGTGTTATGGAAGATGGGATCTGATTGGCAGGCAAATGTTTTGAATACACGGATATCAGACATAAGCCACAAGGTTGAAGCTCAGTTATTTAGCGCTTCTTCCAGCCACTACATCCATCCAAAAGGGACAATATTTCTTTCTCaagtattgtttaaaaatataatttttcttcCAATTTGCAGCACTTTAGGAGCAAAAACGCAGGTGTTAACCAGCACTCAATGTCATGTATTAGCTTTTGTTCCTATGACGTACCTGTTTCCATGGAATCAGAATACGTTAAAACAGACTAGAGAGTTTTAGATATAACTTTAAATGTTCTCAGACcctgtttttgttgtttcaaATTGTTTTCACCTAATGGAATGAGAAAGCTGCCAACAGCTAAATCTGAGAAAACTCCTACTTCTAATTACATGGTTGGCTGCCTGTTGAGATTTGCTAGTATTTcaattcagaaataaaaatagagtATTCCCTCCTCTTCCATGAGCTAATGAGACAGTGGGAAGTTCAATAGCTAATCAGTTCAGATTCTGACTATACAATATAATTGCACCAAGTCAGAATCTTTGCCAACCAGATTCCTCCTTGTCTGAGGACACACACATATAATGTATACTTCCTGTACACATTGCTGAGCATATCATTGTTACAAAATTTCCAGCAATAGAAATTGCTTTATACTTAACAGTACTAGAGATTAAGAATTTAGAACTATGTGAAAATGTCTTGCAACAGCACACTGAACTATTGTTCAGCAGACCTGTATGTTCTCCAATAATATATTCGTTACAGAATTTGTGTGCTAAATTTACATATCAGAATTCAAATGCTCTTATTCTGGTTCTCTCTCAGCTTAATTCTCTGTGttagaaaaaataatcaaagcaACAGTAGGATTGTTGAGGACATTCCTAAATTCAGGTTTTAATATTAAGCTAAATAAGCTGCTACTCATCTTGTATTTATACTTGTGTCACGACCATTTATTTTCTCAGGGTGCAGAATAAAGGGACCATACAATAAAATCTCCTTTTGCAGGTACAGAAAAATGTCATGATATGCTTGAAGTGAAGCGACCATAATCAagaagcagaaaaaggcataGGAGGTGATTCAACAAGCTGCGTGACTGGTTAATTGTCCAAATAATGAATGCTCAATCTTCAAGCAAAAAAGTGAATGAATTATGATTAGACAGATAGAAAAGTCTagtgcagtgatactcagacctcagtggttcaggagccaaattagcaattgGCATTACCTAAAAGAGCCACGGtactgtgaattcattgtttcatttactatagtactattcatatttaagcagtgcaagttgataacttaattggttaatacCACAGTAAAAGCATCCAGCATTTTAATATCGTGTGCTGccaagagccgcaggagacacattaaagagccatttgCGGCTCACAAGCCatagtctgagtatcactgctctagtgGAGTGTCAGCACTTACCTAGTGTCCCATCCCCAGCTGTCTGTAGGGTCTGAGTCGCTCCTGGAGTAATCTTGGTAGAATCTGAATGTGCTTCATTATCGAGACCATCTAAAGCCTCTCCATTGGTGGCTACTTCCAAGTTTGGGATTATTCCGTGTTTCTGTGGATAAGGAAGGAACATTTTAAAGTCTGGTGTTCAAACAATATATTTGGCTGAACATTCTTGTCCCTTTATATTCTGAGCAGTGGTTGCTTCATCACAAAACCAATGAGAATATGCCTCGTTCAAAGTGCTGACAGAACAGATCTGATCACCTTTTTAAAGTAGGTCTGTTGCCCAATATCTGAAATGTTCCTTGGGCAACAGCCCCTCACCTATATTCACTATATTAGGAGTGCCAACTATCACAGAGGAGATAAGTAAAAAGCAAATTCTTGAAATGAATGAGAGCAACATGTACATATGGCTCATCAGTGCTGGATAGCTGGAACCAGCTCTTCTGTTCAGTGCACCAGCAGAGAAACCAGCAACTCATTACTTAATTGCTTTAGCAACAAGAGTTTCTTCTGTTCTTATGGCATACCTTCAGTTGTTCCTTCAGCACAACCACCTCATCTCTGAGGTCATCCCGCTCACTCCTTATGGAATCAAAGAACTCTTTCTGCCTCTCTAACGCCTGAGTGTTCACAGAGCAGACAGACAGAAGGCAGGGAGACAACAAGAAAGGATAAGAGACTATGTAAGGCAAGTTAGAAATAAGAATAAGCAGGTTTCAGATATTCAGAAGTTAATGGAACTGACATGCATGAAAAGGAGAAAATTAACAGATTAAAGGCTAAATTTACAAATTcataaaaaatgtaaatacagtAAATATATGACAATCCAAACATTCAGTTTGGGGAGGTCATAATTAATATTCAACCCGATATCCTGCACTGTGTTGGGATTAGATTTTTCAGTAACTAGATACAATAAGGCAGCTAAGAACAGATTTTTATACTCTTGACTTGGAATTTCCTATAGTActtttgtgtctgtgtgttttttttttaaatcaaaatacattaaagaaaGGGTATGAAAGCTGGTCTGACAGATCTCAGTGGCGTCCATGGAACTTTTGCAGTCTGTCATGGAAATAGTGCGTATACCTCAAGTATGCAGCATGCAATATAAACTTGTATAAAATTCTCAGCTGTAGTGAAACTTTGACCATTTTAAATTGTGGGTTTCAAATTGCCATAAGTCATAGGACAACATCATGGACAAATGACTTGCCAGGTTTCTTTTGTCCACCCAAGAAAAGAGTCTCTCTCACATCTCATCTGCTACTGCCTATACCATATTTCTCTTTAGAGTTAACATTTCGTTTAcactggtggggaaaaaaagaagatttTCATCCCAAGAGTCCAGTGAGCTATAAACAAGCCCACTTTCTCCTTTCCAACAGTGCAGTTATGGTTTAAAAGAGTAAAGGTAATACATTTGAACAGAAAACCAATTCCATTCAGCATTGAAACCACATCATGAATAGCCAGTATTTTACTAAAGGACACTCCCTTTCTTGGTTATACATATCCATGATAGGGTGCACACATTTCACCATGTTATATGAACTCCAGTGAATTTTCAAATCTGGTCAGAAGATAAGCATTTTCTTGGACCTTATCTTTTAAGTTAAAGCCACAACTCTATGTAAAGAGTCTATTAGACAGATTGAGGGTCACGTTGTATAGGGTAATATTTCATTCATGAGGTTTTGCAGGTGCAGAGTCTGCTAAAGAAGCTCAGTGTGAAACTGAGCAAATTTCAGAAGGTGTGCGTGATTCCTACCCCTATTTTTTTGTCTTTCCACTCTATCGTCTCCTGAAGATCAGAAATTTCCCTGATATAGCTCTCCTGTTTCTGTTGCAGCTGTCGGATTTCCTGAGGGGCAGGGGCACACAAAGAGACAGAAAGCAGGTAAAGGGTTAATCAGAAGAAAAACTCAAGATTGTAGTGATGCAAAGAACAATGAAATCAGGTGTTAAGAAAGTACAACAAACTACCTACATGCATCCCAGAGGAAACAGAAAAGCCTTCAAAAGTTGCTACGGATAACATTTCCTGGAGTCAGAAAAGCTTTTTGGATATTCTCTAAGTCAAAATGCAACTGTTTTCCTTCAAAGAGATGAATGCAACTCCTGAAACCTACCCAGCTAGGGACAGCCAACCTCTCACCTTTAGTATGATGACAAACACCTGTCTACTGGAACTATCTTGCTCTGAATCCTTACTGGAGTTTTATGCCATTGTCCTTTTTCTTCCAGTCTCACCACAAGAAGGAGCCCAGAGCATATAATAACTTATTCTGGGAAATTAAAGACAGCATAACATACAAATCCAACTACGAACAGtacttctgaaatatttttgttttcatcagCCCTAACCATTTCAGGGCTAACAGACTGAACCTACAGTACTGCATCAGATGAGAAATCTGGGGCAGGGACTAAGATTCTCCATTCCTGTCTAAGCCTTCTATATTCTAACTGTTAGTTTGGAACACATGAATCAAACAACCACATTAAAGACAACGGAGTAATTACTTACCTCGAGCATTTCTTCTCTTTGCTTCAGGGTCTCCTTGATTTCCGTGAACTGAAACTGCAATATGCTATGAGCATGCTTTTCCCGCTCAAATTCCTGGAGAggcaaggaaatattttttgtcatgcataataataataatacctagagcTGTTCAtacacagatctcaaagtgctttaaacaAGGGTAAGTATCAATATCTCAATTTTAAGCTTGTTTGTCTCTTATGAAGGAAATCTGAGATTGGGACTGGATTATTTCAAACCAAATGCTCAATTTAGACACTGGGCGGTCTGGATTTTGGGGCCAGGGGAATGCACATCATTTACAGCACTCAAGCCCTGCTGACCTCAGAGATAATGACTAGGAATGGAACCTACCTTTTCCAAAAGGTAGAGTACTCCAACTTGGCCAGTTCTTATTGtgaaattttaaaagcaaacagtttCCCAAGAGCTATGCATGATGGAGGACACACTAACCAATATCTCATGAGTCAAAGATTTAGCTCCTGAGAAGTTACCACATAAGCCATAAGGAAATACTCCATAAGGAAATACTAGTTTGCAGGAAAGTTAACTCAGTGAGGCTTATTCCATCACCTCAGTGAGGTGACAATAATTCAAGTCAATagtatattttcaatatttaacCCCATGAATGCCATAATTTGTTTAAGAAGTATGTCTCACACAACTCTCCTATGGCCTTTTGAATTAAGCTTTGTATGTAACCGGGTCCCAGAGGAAACGGGAAAGCCTTCAAAAGTCGCTATGGAGTCAGAAAGGCTTTTTGGATATTCTCTAAGTCAAAATGCAAATGAAATACATAAAGCTATACTGATGAGCTTGTATGTGAAAGAGTCACCATATCCTGAATATTGACTTATAAAATTAAATCTCATATTCATATGCCTACAGATAAAGGCAGAAAAGGCAGCCAAGTTGCTAACGAGTGCTATTCAAAGGGTAGATTTCTATATACTTGATTCATTCcccccttcatttttttttttttttttttttaaagtactgtcTCTtccctgaaaacattttttcaaacaACTTTCAGCTTCTCAAGAAGTGTTCATACTCACTTTGCTTTTCTCTTCATATTGCCTCCTGGATTCTGCCAGCTGTTCTTCTAACTCTAACAATGCATCCTTCAAGGTATCAACTTGGTACATGAAGTTTGTTTTCTCATTGTCTAGTTGAGCATTAGACACCATAGCCTTTTTATATTTCTCTTCAACTTCTGCTAGGGAGTCCTGAAGACAAGAAATATGTAAGTGCAGTGAGAGGTTACTTCAAAGAAAGCACTTTTATACATTGCAAAGTATGTAAGTACATGCTTAGTTGTAGACATGCAAGCAGTCCAACTGAATCAACTGTTAACCATGGGCTTAAGTAACTTTGCTGACTGGGACCCCAAACCTGGGAGAAGAGGTGGCAATATCTGGGCTTTTTGCGGTCTTAAATTAGGACTCTGTAgtatgtttaattaaaaattgcAGTTACTGTACACTACCTTTTGGCTATGCGcgcacttaaaatgctacagcggccCAACTGCAGCATGTTagcttagaccaggggtctcaaactcaaatgaccacgagggccacatgaagACTAGTACATTAgctgagggccgcattactgacacctccccctgccacccttggccccgtccccactccaccccttccatgaggccctgccggaattccaaccccttccctgaaatccccaccccaactctgcccccttcctgcccccagggagggcagcaggggtgtggtgggagctcagggcagggagttggggtgtggtgCAAGAGTggtgtggggtacagcagggggttgggctgcaggagaggtgcggggtacagcaggggttgggctgcaggagtggcgcggggggcgggctccggcccgacatgcaccgggggcagggcaggctgcctgcctgcctgtccccgcACCGCTCTGGGAAGTGgccggaacctgggggaggaggagcaaaggggtctgtgtgttgctgctGTTTCAGGCACCACCCCTAGCagctcgggctggagccgctctaggtaaacgctgggggggcgggaggggcggcGCGCGAGgagccgcgtgtttgagacccctggcttagacactcactacagcaatgggaagggttctcccatcactgcgGTTAGTCCACCTCccaaagaggcagcagcaggtcgacagaagaattcttcgaTTGATGTAGTGGGGttagttaggtcagcatagccaCGCCCCTCAGGGGGGTAGATTTTTCACCCACCTGAGACACCAGCCACGTAATGTCCATTTtcagtgcagaccagcccttTATACTCCATTTTTGGTTAGATTTTTGCTTCAGATGAAGCGTGAAAtaaattttttccccccatgcttACCCCTTCTTTGATTAGACCCCCTTTCTTAACCTGCTTTACTAAGATCAAGTTCCAACTGTCTGGGCAATTCAGATTTATGAACTCAGGCTGAGCATGAGAACAGTTCAGATATAAGAATAGCTGCAGTGTTGGCAAGATAAAACGGTACCATTTGCCATGTCACATTGCAGGTCTAAACCCTCTCCAGGTATACAATTTGAATGAAGACCACCCGAACAGCAACTTTCAAAAGCACAGCAGTGCAAGTATGCAGGCAAGAAACAAAAGAGGTGCCTATACAGAGGTCTTAATTTAAAGCTAGGATCAACAATCCACCAATTCATGAAGTCATATTGCTAGCATTATATGGACCTCCATGATAAATTTTGGATATTTATAATATTCCACTTCTACTAGATCCATAAACATTCCAGGGGGAAATGTGCAGACTTTTAAATCTGAAAAGATGACAAAATACTTAGTTTTCAAATTAATAATCTGTTTTGGCATACTATTAAAGAATAAGGCAATCTGACATTTTAAAGGTACAAGAACTTCTGTCTCATCATTAAATGTGAATCATGTTACTGGTGCATGTTGCAGGTGTACTGTACAAGACAGGAAATTTCAGTTGCTGAAAGGGCAATCAGGAATCAAAGCAGCTACATGATTAATTAAACCCTTAAAATTAGTTGGCACGAAAGCACACACAATTAAGGGTAAATGCAGAATCATAGCAGAACATGGCTAATTTAGTTTTATTAGTATTATCAAATTCTATCCCAACCCTAGACTATCTACCTGTCATTTAATAATTCTAAATTTGAATACAGAGAATAAAACCACTAAAGAAATAGCCTAAATCAGACGGAGGTTTCAAGCTATTCactatttaacacttttattCTGGGAGGGGATGAATTTAGTTTGCTTAAAATGTTCCAGTCTCTTCCTGGCAAATTCTGAAGAAAGTTACTATAGCTGGAAatgaatttttaattaaatatacgTTCCTCATTCTATGCCAAAAGCAAGGTCAGAGGCAGCTGAGCAAAAAGTTGTTGATCTTCGAAGACACAAGCAGACCTGGATAAAAATGCTACAAATGCACTTGAAGGGAACAATATTACAAAAATCTAGTTAACTTATTCTCAAAGGGTAAGGTAGATTAGTTTGCAGaatctaatatatattttattatctaTAAGAGAAAAAAGTTTAGGCTTCATATATCTAAAAGATTCAAAAAAACcacaaactattttttccatttgCAGGTCACCTAAGATGCCAGTAACCGAGTATCTTGTACTACTGAACAGATGAGGAAAAAGTAGGAGAGAAAGTTTGAATTTTAATTAACATTTACGCTAATATATACTGTATTACAGTATCTAGTATGCCAAGTGCCCAGTACACTCATCTTTACATGCCTTCTGTTTTCAAAACGTGAGCCAATGCTGCTGAATACATAGTGTAAAGTGTCAAACTGATACATTTGTTTAGCTGCTACACCAAAATCCTTTTGTGTATTCATGGAATTTGTAGGCgttcctcccctgcagctgctgcgaCAGTTTACCCCATACAATATGGCATTCTACCAGGGCTGCTTGTATAGCATGAGATATGATTGCCTCTCCCTCAGGCACGCATAACTTACCAACTGTTTTACTGGGACGCTCTACTAAGtgccttttaaaatacatttacaatATTTAACTTTGATTTCCCATGGCACTGAACTCCGCAGGTTGGTTACATGCTTAATAATCagcatttacttttattttagatttacCTCAAATTCTGAGTGATTtcctgttcttgtgttatggatatatttaaaaatgagtaACTGATTATTTTTCTATATACTCTAATCTTTATATTACAATTTTTGATGGAGATTTAAATACATTCTCAAGACACCAAAATATAAGACACGCAGTAGTAAAAGTTCTCATTAATGACCTTTTCTACAGAGGTTAATAAATATTTACATGTGCTGATTACCAAGAATTATCCAGAGAAATGATTACTGGTCATCAGAATGGGAAGCATGTTTTCCTCACTGATGAAATGCTTTTAGTTAATTCACACTTCAGCATAAAAGCATGCAGGTTAAATTCGAGTTCTGTCTCTCACTGTGCCTCTCTGAAAGTTTAGTTGATGTTAATATCACATGTTCAGTCTGCAATAAACCAGTACCTTCATTTCTTTCAATCCCTGCATGTATTTGCCTTCTACATCCTGAATCTGGTTCTTTAACTCATTGATATCCTGAGGGAAATGGCAAAAAAAGTGAATGATGTCAAGAAAACTAATGGGCAGTAATCACAGCTGAGTGAGAAGCCGGTGTTCAAAATTCCCATTTACAGACACGTTTCTACTCTAGTTTGAGTTTTCTAAACTTCATTATAAAAAGATGTATAGGCTTTTCACACAATCATCTGTCTTGAACAGATGTATATTCCTGTCCTAATCATTTTGACTGGGAAAATGGGATGTTTCTAGAACaatgatggtcttgtggttaaggaacTAGATTGTGACTCAGGAGCTCTGAATTCCgttttcagctctgccacaggttgtatgacattgggcaagtcccccccccccgccccctctcgttctgcctcagttccctatttgtaaaatgagaatgATATTTCTCTACTAGCACCCAACAgcggtgttgtgaagataaatttatTAATGCATGTGAGGTGCTCACAACTACATCACTTTATGATAAGTTTCAGAGAAAAGTGGGAACATGAGCACCAACAGGACACCCTAGGAAGTGTGGGAAATACCACTGGCAAATGGAATAAAGACATTCATTTTAATTATGAGCTCAATTAAAGCTttacacaatctctctctctcttccccctccttccccttggTCACCTCCTGATGCTAGAACTGCAAAAGAAGTAAAATATTATAATTTGGGGGTGACCAAGGGGCGCGAGAGAGAAAGGGACTGggtttgttttcacttttatagTTTTTAATACCAGATGGAACTATtccaatcatctagtctgatctcctgcataacacaggccatagtgTTTCACCCAAGTCCTCCTACATCG encodes:
- the LRRFIP1 gene encoding leucine-rich repeat flightless-interacting protein 1 isoform X34 — its product is MGTQGAGRKRLPNRERLTAEDDALNQIAREAEARLAAKRAARAEAREIRMKELERQQKEIYQVQKKYYGLDTKWGDIEQWMEDSERYSRRSRRNASASDEDERMSVGSRGSLRVEERPEKDFEKGARTVSSLSAATLASLGGTSSRRGSGDTSISVDTEASIREIKDINELKNQIQDVEGKYMQGLKEMKDSLAEVEEKYKKAMVSNAQLDNEKTNFMYQVDTLKDALLELEEQLAESRRQYEEKSKEFEREKHAHSILQFQFTEIKETLKQREEMLEKHGIIPNLEVATNGEALDGLDNEAHSDSTKITPGATQTLQTAGDGTLGRANEVEMKDEILEDVGKREILQNTEHEEHKEESEEREIVKECTEIKTLHADENTEAEKTMEDNDVTSTVMLSSGCEEQIQSHTEHVSGNVSSTENSDVIELRKETESGDDSIEAQQPGSKESEHSDLNHLTNENWETGTLQSQGIETPLGIPTDIDTEHESERVAQEQKVQQEDFTICQREDSIEIFQEALDFVVSSHASASEQSGSPEGARAGTGNEESHVEAHTESLCQAEESTENEVMSSLEKQLDEDEGCIDRTISKVGSGKNESDTAEEENKTGNTVPSQGRKEVDSVEDEGEATCESEVTPDTIVKEQKPDETHTLSTFSKSDLILAEEEGDMQDEAENEKDIAGKGQTKDIGKMEELTGMLDVQPDSENKRVEEEEPVASLDEFAEVKEGVSHQTGQDQDVMKESQSQETILVPCPSDHEIEESNTEMWDESRKGKESRGELMEDERTQVETQTIKCSEEIKNNPIQEKDKTVENEMQKVVKQEEDESRQELTQDVSVIIEENVDDKEASVESSEKLDLPDQQHDRFVSDDSSLQKITKLSQQLSESLEGNTREMEVQNAVLDDACQLSRKERDTKQMGNGNEEDENKGIEEQHELQEVKKQEVVPDIEEDADYLKTQKAELDEKPDEQVEVEGQEEEIVEDDGKKIDVDDELGQILKAPGRHDAEEVNTQTLEEVREKEIVSETAKTEKGEKEETHQSRTQSVENEAMITEGNASIQQEKGKGAEEAGHLQTDASQSAAPEKACDLVEDETGNEKVLDSNDMEKIADGYSSEQELGNVGNTRDESKEDMQASRRGKGRSKEDCMIS
- the LRRFIP1 gene encoding leucine-rich repeat flightless-interacting protein 1 isoform X3, with amino-acid sequence MGTQGAGRKRLPNRERLTAEDDALNQIAREAEARLAAKRAARAEAREIRMKELERQQKEIYQVQKKYYGLDTKWGDIEQWMEDSERYSRRSRRNASASDEDERMSVGSRGSLRSDLEYASAYPVAGLENERTKKKNSKATNGYDEDMYGSSQSRKSSRSSNYSGESRKSTKKSSREEKSGSYYCDLGFRNSDFTSKSLPSSQNGNMASLHDESIYSGNRRYSASSSRAPSEYSCYLGSGSRASSRASSARASPVVEERPEKDFEKGARTVSSLSAATLASLGGTSSRRGSGDTSISVDTEASIREIKDINELKNQIQDVEGKYMQGLKEMKDSLAEVEEKYKKAMVSNAQLDNEKTNFMYQVDTLKDALLELEEQLAESRRQYEEKSKEFEREKHAHSILQFQFTEIKETLKQREEMLEEIRQLQQKQESYIREISDLQETIEWKDKKIGALERQKEFFDSIRSERDDLRDEVVVLKEQLKKHGIIPNLEVATNGEALDGLDNEAHSDSTKITPGATQTLQTAGDGTLGRANEVEMKDEILEDVGKREILQNTEHEEHKEESEEREIVKECTEIKTLHADENTEAEKTMEDNDVTSTVMLSSGCEEQIQSHTEHVSGNVSSTENSDVIELRKETESGDDSIEAQQPGSKESEHSDLNHLTNENWETGTLQSQGIETPLGIPTDIDTEHESERVAQEQKVQQEDFTICQREDSIEIFQEALDFVVSSHASASEQSGSPEGARAGTGNEESHVEAHTESLCQAEESTENEVMSSLEKQLDEDEGCIDRTISKVGSGKNESDTAEEENKTGNTVPSQGRKEVDSVEDEGEATCESEVTPDTIVKEQKPDETHTLSTFSKSDLILAEEEGDMQDEAENEKDIAGKGQTKDIGKMEELTGMLDVQPDSENKRVEEEEPVASLDEFAEVKEGVSHQTGQDQDVMKESQSQETILVPCPSDHEIEESNTEMWDESRKGKESRGELMEDERTQVETQTIKCSEEIKNNPIQEKDKTVENEMQKVVKQEEDESRQELTQDVSVIIEENVDDKEASVESSEKLDLPDQQHDRFVSDDSSLQKITKLSQQLSESLEGNTREMEVQNAVLDDACQLSRKERDTKQMGNGNEEDENKGIEEQHELQEVKKQEVVPDIEEDADYLKTQKAELDEKPDEQVEVEGQEEEIVEDDGKKIDVDDELGQILKAPGRHDAEEVNTQTLEEVREKEIVSETAKTEKGEKEETHQSRTQSVENEAMITEGNASIQQEKGKGAEEAGHLQTDASQSAAPEKACDLVEDETGNEKVLDSNDMEKIADGYSSEQELGNVGNTRDESKEDMQASRRGKGRSKEDCMIS
- the LRRFIP1 gene encoding leucine-rich repeat flightless-interacting protein 1 isoform X37 — its product is MGTQGAGRKRLPNRERLTAEDDALNQIAREAEARLAAKRAARAEAREIRMKELERQQKEVEERPEKDFEKGARTVSSLSAATLASLGGTSSRRGSGDTSISVDTEASIREIKDSLAEVEEKYKKAMVSNAQLDNEKTNFMYQVDTLKDALLELEEQLAESRRQYEEKSKEFEREKHAHSILQFQFTEIKETLKQREEMLEKHGIIPNLEVATNGEALDGLDNEAHSDSTKITPGATQTLQTAGDGTLGRANEVEMKDEILEDVGKREILQNTEHEEHKEESEEREIVKECTEIKTLHADENTEAEKTMEDNDVTSTVMLSSGCEEQIQSHTEHVSGNVSSTENSDVIELRKETESGDDSIEAQQPGSKESEHSDLNHLTNENWETGTLQSQGIETPLGIPTDIDTEHESERVAQEQKVQQEDFTICQREDSIEIFQEALDFVVSSHASASEQSGSPEGARAGTGNEESHVEAHTESLCQAEESTENEVMSSLEKQLDEDEGCIDRTISKVGSGKNESDTAEEENKTGNTVPSQGRKEVDSVEDEGEATCESEVTPDTIVKEQKPDETHTLSTFSKSDLILAEEEGDMQDEAENEKDIAGKGQTKDIGKMEELTGMLDVQPDSENKRVEEEEPVASLDEFAEVKEGVSHQTGQDQDVMKESQSQETILVPCPSDHEIEESNTEMWDESRKGKESRGELMEDERTQVETQTIKCSEEIKNNPIQEKDKTVENEMQKVVKQEEDESRQELTQDVSVIIEENVDDKEASVESSEKLDLPDQQHDRFVSDDSSLQKITKLSQQLSESLEGNTREMEVQNAVLDDACQLSRKERDTKQMGNGNEEDENKGIEEQHELQEVKKQEVVPDIEEDADYLKTQKAELDEKPDEQVEVEGQEEEIVEDDGKKIDVDDELGQILKAPGRHDAEEVNTQTLEEVREKEIVSETAKTEKGEKEETHQSRTQSVENEAMITEGNASIQQEKGKGAEEAGHLQTDASQSAAPEKACDLVEDETGNEKVLDSNDMEKIADGYSSEQELGNVGNTRDESKEDMQASRRGKGRSKEDCMIS